The following proteins are encoded in a genomic region of Bacteroidota bacterium:
- the lepB gene encoding signal peptidase I, whose amino-acid sequence MKKTIRVIKFLLILLVLLILIRTFVVEIHKMDSKMMEKTIVEDELVYINKTKFGIRFPITLLSVPFFSNLYSPLIQLPYFRIPKFSGINHNHLIAFNTPGLNDLPIDKKPILVKRCVGLPGDNLQIQNKKVFINQKEIENPVNIQHNYRITTNGCDSMLFTTETIRKYGITQINLVAEIGVYDLPLTKKNAQKLKTEPYIMNLRKKEVIKGNGFNTIFPQSGYFHWNKDYFGAVSIPKKGATVSLNHKNIYLYKKIIEIYESNFFEIKQNKIFINNSETQTYTFKKNYYFVLDDNRDNANDSRHWGFLPEDHIIGGIF is encoded by the coding sequence GTGAAAAAAACAATTCGCGTAATAAAATTTCTATTAATTCTTTTGGTTTTATTGATTTTGATACGAACTTTTGTAGTAGAAATACACAAAATGGACTCAAAAATGATGGAGAAAACCATTGTAGAAGATGAGTTAGTGTATATCAACAAAACTAAATTTGGAATTAGATTCCCAATAACATTACTTTCAGTACCGTTTTTTTCGAATTTATATTCTCCACTTATTCAATTGCCATATTTTAGAATACCCAAATTTTCGGGAATAAATCATAACCATTTGATAGCTTTCAATACTCCAGGATTAAACGACCTTCCTATTGATAAAAAGCCAATTTTAGTAAAAAGATGTGTAGGTCTGCCAGGCGATAATTTACAGATACAAAACAAAAAGGTTTTCATAAACCAAAAAGAAATTGAAAATCCTGTAAATATTCAGCACAATTATAGAATAACTACAAATGGCTGCGACTCAATGCTTTTTACAACTGAAACAATCAGAAAATACGGAATCACTCAAATAAATTTGGTAGCAGAAATTGGCGTTTACGATTTGCCTTTAACCAAAAAAAATGCCCAGAAACTGAAAACCGAACCATATATTATGAACCTTCGAAAAAAGGAAGTAATCAAAGGAAATGGCTTTAATACAATATTTCCGCAAAGTGGATATTTTCATTGGAATAAAGATTATTTTGGAGCTGTAAGTATTCCTAAAAAAGGAGCAACAGTCAGTCTAAACCATAAAAACATATATTTATACAAAAAAATAATTGAGATTTATGAATCAAATTTCTTTGAAATTAAGCAGAACAAAATATTCATCAATAATTCTGAAACCCAGACATATACTTTCAAAAAAAACTACTATTTTGTTTTGGATGATAATCGCGACAATGCAAACGATTCGCGACACTGGGGATTTCTCCCTGAAGATCATATAATTGGTGGAATATTCTAA
- the rplT gene encoding 50S ribosomal protein L20: MPRSVNSVASKHRRKRILKKTKGYFGRRKNVWTVAKNAYEKGLQYAYRDRKTKKRNFRGLWIQRINAAARLHGLSYSEFMGKIHKNNVELSRKTLADLAMNHPKAFEAIVNLVK; encoded by the coding sequence ATGCCAAGATCGGTAAATTCAGTAGCATCAAAGCACAGAAGAAAAAGAATACTTAAAAAAACAAAAGGTTACTTCGGAAGAAGAAAAAATGTTTGGACAGTAGCCAAAAACGCATACGAAAAAGGACTGCAGTATGCATATAGAGATAGAAAAACCAAAAAGAGAAATTTCAGAGGATTGTGGATTCAGAGAATAAATGCAGCAGCCAGATTGCATGGACTTTCGTATTCAGAATTTATGGGTAAAATTCATAAAAATAATGTTGAACTAAGCAGAAAAACACTTGCTGATTTGGCAATGAACCATCCAAAAGCCTTTGAAGCAATTGTGAATCTTGTGAAATAA
- a CDS encoding universal stress protein has protein sequence MKTKKKQILVLTDFSKISRYAVEHSALLAKIFDADLNILFVKNKTSAKISENISNIRAELHDYATDINNQFFVKTFYFALEGKLDETILQIAKKVDALFLIIGYNKNHISTQYNIETVGQIIKSSQQPVIVIKNKLSEKNFYKNVIIPLNFNCENKEKVSWANFFGKFNNAKIIIVQGKAKKPEQKQKSEIKRNEAIESLERNKVDYAIHSTKAKNKHIDFASLQQSKTLEADLCFFLLNQKQAILNSLFRANEIKLLKSEISTSLMFVK, from the coding sequence TTGAAAACAAAAAAAAAGCAAATATTAGTATTGACCGATTTCTCGAAAATAAGCCGCTATGCAGTTGAACATTCAGCATTGCTGGCGAAGATTTTTGATGCAGATTTGAACATTCTATTTGTAAAAAATAAAACCTCTGCCAAAATTTCAGAGAACATTTCAAATATTAGAGCCGAATTGCACGATTACGCAACAGACATAAACAATCAGTTTTTCGTAAAGACTTTTTATTTTGCTCTGGAAGGAAAGTTGGACGAAACGATTCTACAAATTGCCAAAAAAGTTGATGCACTTTTTTTAATAATTGGATACAATAAAAACCATATTAGCACCCAATACAATATTGAAACTGTAGGTCAGATTATCAAAAGTTCTCAGCAGCCGGTTATTGTTATTAAAAACAAGTTATCTGAAAAGAATTTTTATAAAAATGTTATAATACCGCTAAACTTCAATTGCGAAAATAAAGAAAAAGTATCCTGGGCAAACTTTTTCGGAAAATTTAACAATGCAAAAATTATAATTGTTCAAGGCAAAGCCAAAAAACCGGAACAAAAGCAAAAATCCGAAATCAAGCGAAATGAAGCAATAGAAAGTTTGGAAAGAAACAAGGTAGATTATGCTATTCATTCAACAAAAGCAAAAAACAAACATATCGACTTTGCAAGTTTGCAGCAATCAAAAACATTGGAAGCGGATTTATGTTTCTTCTTATTGAACCAAAAACAAGCTATCCTAAATTCACTTTTTCGAGCAAATGAAATTAAACTATTAAAAAGTGAAATAAGTACTTCGCTTATGTTTGTTAAGTAG
- the rpmI gene encoding 50S ribosomal protein L35 — MPKMKTLAGAKKRFSITGTGKIKRKHAYKSHILTKKSKKRKRNLTYFTIVDKADLNNIKQCLAMK, encoded by the coding sequence ATGCCAAAGATGAAGACATTAGCCGGTGCAAAGAAAAGATTTTCGATTACCGGCACAGGAAAAATAAAGCGAAAACATGCTTATAAAAGTCATATCCTAACGAAAAAATCTAAAAAAAGAAAGAGAAATCTTACTTATTTCACAATAGTAGATAAGGCTGACCTTAATAATATTAAGCAATGCTTAGCCATGAAATAA
- a CDS encoding translation initiation factor IF-3, with the protein MAVKRFNRGQNRFPEQKSKFLINDKIKAPVVRIVGDNIDNPGIFSLREAIKIADDLDLDLVEISPKANPPVCKVIDYQKFLYQQKKKQKEIKAKTSKVTVKEIRFGPNTDEHDFNFKLKHAVKFLEEGSKVKAFVFFRGRSIVFKEQGEIILLRLAQELEEYGKVEQLPKLEGKKMIMFISPKAKKK; encoded by the coding sequence ATAGCAGTTAAGAGATTTAATAGGGGACAAAACAGATTTCCGGAACAGAAATCGAAGTTTTTGATAAACGACAAAATTAAAGCACCGGTTGTTAGAATTGTTGGAGACAATATTGATAATCCTGGAATTTTTTCGTTAAGAGAAGCAATAAAAATTGCAGACGATTTAGATTTAGACTTGGTTGAAATTTCGCCAAAAGCAAATCCTCCGGTCTGCAAAGTAATTGATTATCAGAAGTTTCTATATCAGCAAAAAAAGAAACAAAAAGAAATCAAAGCAAAAACCAGTAAAGTTACTGTCAAAGAAATTAGATTTGGGCCCAATACCGATGAACACGATTTTAATTTCAAATTGAAACATGCCGTAAAATTTCTTGAAGAAGGCTCAAAAGTTAAAGCCTTTGTTTTCTTCAGAGGAAGATCAATAGTTTTTAAAGAGCAAGGAGAAATAATTCTGTTGCGCCTCGCCCAGGAACTTGAAGAGTACGGAAAAGTAGAACAACTACCTAAACTTGAAGGAAAAAAAATGATAATGTTTATTTCTCCGAAAGCTAAAAAGAAATAA
- the lepB gene encoding signal peptidase I — protein MNKRKSTITSKKKKFESANISDSSTAFFIDSLLLILILSVISYIAFPNFTFPGWLKLVVYIVSFFIYETFLLLFNKNTIGKSLRQMAVRSSSDNSNPISFLNIIIRTSTKFLLGIFSIILMLFSSKSTSGISNLLHNKLSGSTVVKIENEKYSKIAKNKWLKLGIALSIYLLWIVWLTNFWLMLGIPILFDIYVSKKINWAFWNKRNEKKKNVAVEWIDAIVFAVVAASIIRIFFIEAYTIPTPSMEKSLMVGDYLFVSKVSYGPKVPNSPVAFPFVHHTLPFTKHTKSFSEIVSWPYHRLAGFGKVERNDAVVFNYPEGDTVSTVFQSNQSYYSLLKEFGRKEVYRNEAKFGEIVYRPVDKRENYIKRCVAIPGDTLYIENGDVFINSELQENIANKQFMYYVYTNGSSISERNFSKIGIAKDDINIAGHGLYAIPLTEDKVQKIKSLSNVVKVEKYPLKKGKGDKDIFPLSKKYNWNVDFFGPLVIPKRGVTIDLDMNNLPLYKRLIDVYEENDLETKANKIFINGEEIDKYTFKMDYYWMMGDNRHNSADSRFWGFVPDDHIVGKAVFIWLSLDKDKSLFGGKIRWNRLFNSVN, from the coding sequence ATGAATAAAAGAAAATCAACAATCACTTCAAAGAAAAAGAAATTTGAATCGGCAAATATTTCGGATAGCTCAACCGCATTTTTCATCGATAGTTTGTTATTAATATTAATATTATCAGTAATAAGTTATATCGCATTTCCTAATTTTACTTTCCCTGGATGGCTAAAATTAGTTGTTTACATAGTTTCATTTTTCATTTATGAAACATTCCTGCTTCTTTTCAACAAAAACACAATTGGAAAATCTTTGCGGCAAATGGCTGTTCGTAGTTCCAGCGATAATTCAAATCCAATAAGTTTTCTAAATATAATAATCAGAACTTCTACAAAATTTTTACTTGGGATTTTTTCGATTATTTTAATGCTTTTCAGTTCAAAATCTACTTCAGGAATTTCAAATCTATTGCACAACAAATTGAGTGGTTCCACAGTAGTGAAAATTGAAAACGAAAAATATAGCAAAATAGCAAAAAACAAATGGCTGAAACTTGGTATAGCTTTGTCAATATATTTGTTGTGGATTGTTTGGCTTACAAACTTTTGGTTAATGTTAGGAATTCCGATTTTATTCGATATTTATGTAAGCAAAAAAATAAATTGGGCATTCTGGAACAAACGCAACGAAAAGAAAAAAAATGTAGCTGTAGAATGGATCGATGCTATAGTTTTTGCAGTAGTTGCCGCCTCAATAATTAGAATATTCTTTATTGAAGCCTACACCATTCCCACTCCCTCAATGGAAAAATCACTTATGGTTGGCGACTATCTTTTCGTAAGCAAAGTGAGCTACGGGCCCAAAGTACCGAACTCGCCGGTAGCTTTTCCATTTGTTCATCACACACTTCCTTTCACAAAACACACTAAATCTTTTTCAGAAATCGTTAGTTGGCCTTATCATCGTTTGGCAGGATTTGGTAAAGTGGAAAGAAACGATGCTGTGGTCTTTAATTATCCTGAAGGCGATACTGTATCAACCGTATTTCAGTCGAACCAAAGCTACTATAGTTTATTAAAAGAATTTGGGCGAAAAGAGGTTTACCGAAATGAAGCTAAATTTGGAGAAATTGTTTATCGACCGGTTGATAAGCGAGAAAATTATATTAAACGATGTGTTGCAATTCCGGGCGACACTTTATACATCGAAAATGGCGATGTCTTTATCAACTCAGAATTACAAGAAAATATAGCGAACAAACAATTTATGTATTATGTTTACACTAATGGTTCATCTATTTCGGAAAGAAATTTCAGCAAAATTGGTATTGCCAAAGATGATATAAATATTGCAGGACATGGGCTCTATGCTATACCTTTGACAGAAGATAAAGTTCAAAAAATAAAAAGCCTCTCAAACGTTGTCAAAGTAGAAAAATACCCACTAAAGAAAGGAAAAGGAGACAAGGATATTTTCCCTCTTAGCAAAAAATACAATTGGAATGTTGATTTTTTCGGACCTCTTGTTATCCCAAAAAGAGGAGTTACTATTGACTTGGATATGAACAACTTGCCTCTTTACAAAAGATTAATTGATGTTTACGAAGAAAATGATCTTGAAACCAAAGCAAACAAAATATTTATTAATGGTGAAGAAATTGATAAATATACTTTTAAAATGGACTATTATTGGATGATGGGAGACAATCGGCACAATTCTGCAGACAGCAGATTTTGGGGTTTTGTCCCAGACGATCATATAGTAGGTAAAGCTGTTTTTATTTGGCTTTCGCTGGATAAGGATAAAAGTCTTTTCGGTGGAAAGATTAGATGGAACCGACTTTTTAATTCTGTAAATTAG
- a CDS encoding class I SAM-dependent methyltransferase translates to MDKNIDIEKAKNSCSDYYDKEHLDYFNQYSDELIKKPYDKDFLDRFILSIKQKGNILDIGCCSTAQQARYFSGKGFNVTSIDLSKNCIQTAKQKFSKIDFRQMDMTEMEFEIESFDGINAFYSIIHIPDEKLNGLFADFNKMIKINGKIAITVHAGDFYGYFDENETPVFYRTYTQNDLKGYLDKYGFKIIEINQRQPMYDFEFQSERIYLIAEKIKNMNASG, encoded by the coding sequence ATGGATAAAAATATTGATATAGAGAAAGCTAAGAATTCTTGTTCTGATTACTATGATAAAGAACATCTTGATTACTTTAACCAATATTCCGATGAGTTGATTAAGAAACCTTATGACAAAGATTTTTTAGACCGATTCATTTTATCGATTAAGCAAAAAGGAAATATTTTAGATATTGGATGTTGTTCAACAGCTCAGCAAGCTAGATATTTTAGCGGTAAGGGATTCAACGTAACAAGCATTGATTTATCAAAAAATTGTATTCAAACTGCAAAGCAAAAATTTTCTAAGATTGACTTTCGACAAATGGATATGACCGAGATGGAATTTGAGATAGAATCCTTTGACGGGATAAATGCTTTTTATTCGATTATTCATATCCCAGATGAAAAACTAAATGGATTATTTGCCGATTTTAATAAAATGATTAAAATAAACGGAAAGATTGCAATTACAGTACATGCAGGAGATTTCTATGGATACTTTGATGAAAACGAGACTCCAGTATTTTACAGAACATACACGCAAAATGATTTAAAAGGATACCTTGATAAATATGGATTTAAAATTATTGAGATTAATCAAAGACAACCAATGTATGATTTTGAATTTCAATCTGAAAGAATATATTTGATAGCAGAAAAGATTAAAAATATGAATGCCAGCGGCTAA
- the thrS gene encoding threonine--tRNA ligase — MNELIKITFPDGNIKEFPSGINGIDIAKSISSRLAKEVIAVSVNAEIWDAMRPINFDTTIKLHTWNDDEGKHAFWHSSAHLMAEVLEHYFPGVKLAIGPTIDRGFYYDVDLGENTISDNDFAKIENKMLELARQKQEYIRKEISKKEALDYFEEKGDEYKVELISELEDGTISLYTQGNFTDLCRGPHLPNTGFIKAVKLTSIAGAYWRGDENRKQLTRVYGISFPKKKFLDEYLVMLEEAKERDHRKIGKELELFTFSQNVGQGLPLWLPKGAMLRERLENFLKKAQKAHGYEPVICPHIGRKELYITSGHYEKYGKDSFQPISTPAEGEEFLLKPMNCPHHCELYKAKPHSYKELPIRYAEFGTVYRYEQSGELHGLTRVRGFTQDDAHIFCRPDQLKDEFIKVINIVLYIFKTLDFEDFTTQISLRDPNNSEKYIGSNSNWEKAEKAIMEACEEKGLNTVIEIGEAAFYGPKLDFMIKDALGRSWQLGTIQVDYNLPERFNLEYTGNDNQKHQPVMIHRAPFGSMERFVAVLIEHTKGKFPLWLTPEQFILLPISEKYNEYSKKVLEVLNNYDIRGIIDERNEKIGKKIRDSELRRIPYLLIVGENEEKSLTVSVRRQGEGVKGVFKIEEFAELIKTEVEKQLKPIED, encoded by the coding sequence ATGAACGAATTAATAAAAATAACATTTCCTGACGGAAACATTAAGGAATTTCCTTCAGGAATAAACGGAATAGATATAGCCAAAAGTATAAGTTCAAGGCTGGCAAAAGAAGTTATTGCCGTTTCTGTGAACGCCGAAATATGGGATGCAATGCGTCCAATAAATTTTGATACCACAATAAAACTACATACATGGAACGACGATGAAGGAAAACATGCTTTTTGGCATTCGTCGGCACATTTAATGGCTGAAGTTTTGGAACATTACTTCCCGGGAGTAAAATTAGCCATCGGACCAACTATCGACAGAGGTTTTTATTATGATGTAGATCTTGGAGAAAATACAATTTCGGACAACGATTTTGCGAAAATTGAAAATAAAATGCTCGAACTTGCAAGACAGAAGCAAGAATATATTCGTAAAGAAATTTCGAAAAAAGAGGCATTAGATTATTTTGAAGAAAAAGGTGATGAGTATAAAGTTGAGCTAATCAGCGAACTCGAAGATGGAACCATAAGCCTTTATACGCAAGGAAATTTTACCGATTTGTGTAGAGGTCCGCATCTGCCAAATACAGGATTCATAAAAGCTGTGAAGCTTACAAGTATAGCCGGTGCTTATTGGCGTGGAGACGAAAACAGAAAACAACTTACCAGAGTTTATGGGATTTCGTTTCCGAAGAAAAAATTTCTGGACGAATATCTCGTGATGCTTGAAGAAGCTAAAGAACGAGATCATCGTAAAATTGGTAAAGAATTAGAACTTTTCACTTTTTCGCAAAACGTAGGACAAGGATTACCTCTTTGGTTGCCAAAAGGTGCAATGCTTCGCGAACGATTAGAAAATTTCCTTAAAAAAGCACAAAAAGCTCATGGCTACGAACCTGTGATTTGCCCTCATATAGGACGAAAAGAACTATATATAACTTCCGGGCATTACGAGAAATATGGAAAAGATTCGTTTCAGCCAATTTCGACTCCTGCCGAAGGAGAAGAATTTTTGCTAAAACCAATGAACTGCCCGCATCACTGCGAATTGTACAAAGCTAAACCGCACTCTTACAAAGAATTGCCTATTAGGTATGCAGAATTTGGAACTGTTTACAGATATGAACAAAGCGGCGAACTTCACGGTCTAACCAGAGTAAGAGGATTTACTCAGGACGATGCACACATTTTTTGCCGCCCCGACCAGCTAAAAGACGAATTTATTAAGGTAATTAATATTGTATTATACATTTTCAAAACATTAGATTTTGAAGATTTTACAACCCAAATATCGCTACGAGACCCAAATAATTCTGAGAAATATATTGGAAGCAATTCTAACTGGGAAAAAGCCGAAAAAGCAATAATGGAAGCCTGCGAAGAGAAAGGCTTAAATACTGTTATTGAGATTGGCGAAGCTGCATTTTATGGTCCGAAACTCGATTTTATGATTAAAGATGCACTTGGCAGAAGTTGGCAGCTCGGAACAATTCAGGTTGATTATAATCTGCCGGAAAGGTTCAATTTAGAATATACAGGGAATGACAATCAAAAGCACCAACCCGTAATGATTCACAGAGCTCCATTTGGTTCTATGGAACGATTTGTTGCAGTTTTGATTGAACACACAAAAGGAAAATTTCCGCTGTGGCTGACTCCCGAGCAGTTCATTTTGCTGCCTATAAGTGAAAAATATAACGAATATTCAAAAAAAGTTTTGGAAGTTCTAAATAATTACGATATTCGCGGCATTATTGATGAGCGTAATGAAAAGATAGGTAAAAAGATAAGAGATAGTGAGTTACGCCGTATTCCTTATTTGTTAATTGTAGGCGAAAATGAAGAAAAAAGCCTGACTGTGTCAGTAAGAAGACAAGGCGAAGGTGTTAAAGGAGTATTTAAGATTGAAGAATTTGCTGAATTAATAAAAACGGAAGTTGAAAAGCAACTTAAACCTATTGAAGATTAA
- the dapB gene encoding 4-hydroxy-tetrahydrodipicolinate reductase — MNIAIIGYGKMGKEIEKLALERNHKIVAKIDFDNLNNLNKDIIKNSDVAIEFTNPKSAFDNYMKCFEANVPVVSGTTGWLSNYDKLKTFCIENEKTFFYASNFSLGVNIFFELNKKLAKIMDGFENYDVSIEETHHTEKLDAPSGTAITLANKIVSEIDRKKSWTSEGTEDNQINIKSFRLENVTGEHTIKYDSHVDSIQLKHEAKNRKGFALGAILAAEFTAGKTGIFGMEDLLKL, encoded by the coding sequence ATGAATATTGCAATAATTGGCTACGGCAAAATGGGCAAAGAAATTGAGAAACTTGCCCTTGAAAGAAATCACAAAATTGTTGCAAAAATTGATTTTGACAATTTGAATAATCTCAATAAAGACATTATAAAGAATTCTGATGTTGCCATTGAATTTACAAATCCAAAATCGGCTTTCGACAATTATATGAAATGCTTCGAAGCAAATGTACCGGTAGTTTCAGGAACAACAGGTTGGCTATCGAATTACGACAAACTAAAAACTTTTTGCATAGAAAACGAAAAGACTTTTTTTTACGCATCAAATTTCAGCCTTGGAGTAAATATTTTTTTCGAACTTAATAAAAAACTTGCAAAAATTATGGATGGTTTCGAGAACTATGATGTTAGCATAGAAGAAACTCATCACACCGAAAAGCTTGATGCTCCGAGCGGAACTGCCATAACTTTGGCAAACAAAATTGTTTCAGAAATTGACCGAAAAAAATCGTGGACAAGCGAAGGAACTGAGGACAATCAAATTAATATCAAATCATTCAGGCTGGAAAATGTTACAGGAGAACATACAATTAAATATGATTCGCACGTTGATAGCATACAATTGAAACATGAGGCTAAAAATAGAAAAGGTTTTGCTCTTGGTGCAATTTTAGCAGCCGAATTTACTGCCGGGAAAACAGGAATATTTGGCATGGAAGATTTATTAAAACTTTAA